Proteins encoded together in one Rana temporaria chromosome 6, aRanTem1.1, whole genome shotgun sequence window:
- the LOC120942570 gene encoding olfactory receptor 1019-like, translating into MRNQSILNELFLYGLSDLPALQLPLFLFFLLIYLLTFIWNFLTIVLIVTDSRLHVPMYFFLGNLAGLDLCYSSLTVPRILFDLHTKTRTISIKACITQLFFFLFFAGFEAFLLAVMSYDRYIAICKPLHYPQIMNWKVCVQLMSIVWCLSFTQSLVHTLNAFKLIFCGSDIIESFFCDLPQLFQISCSDISINNLLVFILGSFFGGGSLILTLLSYVYIFKAVLKIQAKGNRSKVFSTCNSHLSLLFMYYGSAMFNYFWQSAGRHFFGDKVLSILYAVFLPLLNPLIYSLRNKDFRTAFQSVFGKIFPQE; encoded by the coding sequence ATGAGAAATCAGTCAATACTAAATGAATTATTTCTCTACGGATTATCTGACCTTCCGGCTCTTCAGCTCCCTCTatttctcttcttccttctcatCTACCTTCTGACATTCATTTGGAATTTTCTGACCATCGTCCTCATCGTCACTGACTCTCGCCTCCATGTTCCTATGTATTTCTTCCTTGGGAATCTGGCTGGTTTGGACCTCTGTTATTCCTCATTAACTGTCCCACGAATATTATTTGACCTTCACACCAAGACAAGAACAATTTCCATAAAGGCTTGTATAACCCAACTATTCTTCTTTCTATTCTTTGCCGGTTTTGAGGCCTTTCTGTTGGCTGTTATGTCCTATGATCGATATATCGCTATTTGTAAGCCATTACATTACCCACAGATCATGAATTGGAAAGTGTGTGTACAGTTGATGTCCATTGTGTGGTGTCTCAGCTTTACTCAGTCTTTGGTTCATACACTTAATGCCTTCAAATTAATATTTTGTGGATCGGATATAATAGAAAGCTTCTTCTGCGACCTTCCACAATTGTTTCAGATTTCCTGCAGTGACATCTCCATCAACAATCTGCTTGTCTTCATCTTGGGTAGCTTCTTTGGAGGTGGATCTCTAATATTGACCCTCCTGTCCTATGTCTATATATTCAAAGCTGTTCTTAAAATTCAAGCTAAGGGCAATAGAAGTAAAGTTTTCTCTACTTGTAATTCTCACCTGTCATTGTTGTTTATGTATTATGGCTCTGCAATGTTCAATTATTTTTGGCAAAGTGCCGGTCGTCATTTTTTTGGTGACAAAGTGCTGTCCATCCTTTACGCAGTGTTTCTTCCTCTCCTCAATCCTCTCATTTACAGTCTGAGGAACAAGGATTTTAGAACAGCCTTTCAAAGTGTTTTTGGGAAGATCTTTCCACAAGAATag